The proteins below come from a single Streptomyces spongiicola genomic window:
- a CDS encoding ABC transporter ATP-binding protein: protein MSNDAIRLRSVTRRYGSGGTSVTALDQVSLAFPRGTFTAVMGPSGSGKSTLLQCAAGLDRPTSGSVTVGDTELTRLSETKLTLLRRERIGFVFQAFNLLPSLTAEQNVALPLRLAGRRPKKTQVREVLEQVGLGDRARHRPTEMSGGQQQRVALARALITRPEVLFGDEPTGALDSQTSREVLTLLRGMVDRDGQTIIMVTHDPVAASYADRVVFLVDGRVNGELVSASAEDIASRMTKLEAAPC from the coding sequence ATGAGCAACGACGCGATCCGATTGCGCTCCGTGACCCGGCGGTACGGCTCGGGCGGCACGTCCGTCACCGCCCTCGACCAGGTATCGCTCGCCTTCCCGAGGGGGACCTTCACCGCCGTGATGGGCCCCTCCGGGTCCGGCAAGTCGACCCTGCTGCAGTGCGCCGCGGGCCTGGACCGGCCCACGTCGGGCTCGGTCACCGTGGGCGACACCGAGCTGACCAGGCTGAGCGAGACCAAGCTGACCCTGCTGCGCCGCGAGCGCATCGGCTTTGTGTTCCAGGCGTTCAACCTGCTGCCCTCGCTGACCGCCGAGCAGAACGTGGCCCTGCCGCTGCGGCTGGCCGGCCGCCGCCCGAAGAAGACCCAGGTGCGCGAGGTGCTCGAACAGGTCGGACTCGGCGACCGGGCGCGGCACCGCCCGACGGAGATGTCCGGCGGCCAGCAGCAGCGGGTTGCCCTGGCCCGCGCCCTGATCACCCGTCCCGAAGTGCTGTTCGGCGACGAGCCGACCGGCGCGCTCGACTCGCAGACCAGCCGCGAGGTGCTGACCCTGCTGCGCGGCATGGTCGACCGGGACGGCCAGACGATCATCATGGTCACCCACGACCCGGTCGCCGCCTCCTACGCCGACCGCGTCGTCTTCCTCGTCGACGGCCGTGTCAACGGCGAGTTGGTCAGCGCCTCCGCCGAGGACATCGCGTCGCGCATGACCAAACTCGAGGCGGCGCCGTGCTGA
- a CDS encoding 4'-phosphopantetheinyl transferase family protein: MTTAYERLRDRSAVHIWRGRSPDTLAPGDTDPLSEEERQRVRRLPDPAAVRYAAAHAALRRVLSHYLGVPPGEVVLGRRPCPRCAHPRHGRPRIEWPPTDLDFNLSRSGPHWLLAVVVGHRVGVDLEGDRSLDVDGAAELVMSATELAHVCSRPDESARTGAFLRCWTRKEAVVKAIGVGVITDLRPVDVQPCQDGPVLVEHTEPNSPDTWLVQDLPMVDGVFAALAREAGAAGPVEIHRYEELVPSLETGVLVA; this comes from the coding sequence ATGACCACCGCATACGAACGGCTCAGGGACCGCAGCGCGGTCCACATCTGGCGGGGCCGGAGCCCCGACACGCTCGCGCCCGGCGACACCGACCCGCTGTCGGAGGAAGAGCGGCAAAGGGTCCGCCGTCTGCCGGACCCGGCCGCGGTGCGCTACGCGGCCGCGCACGCGGCGCTGCGCCGGGTTCTCTCCCACTACCTCGGCGTGCCGCCGGGCGAGGTGGTCCTCGGCAGACGTCCATGCCCGCGCTGTGCACACCCGCGGCACGGCCGGCCCAGGATCGAGTGGCCGCCCACCGACCTGGACTTCAACCTCTCGCGCTCCGGGCCGCACTGGCTGCTCGCCGTGGTCGTCGGCCATCGGGTCGGCGTCGACCTGGAGGGCGACCGCAGCCTGGACGTCGACGGCGCGGCCGAGCTTGTCATGAGCGCCACGGAGCTGGCACACGTCTGCTCCCGGCCCGACGAGAGCGCGCGTACCGGCGCCTTCCTCCGCTGCTGGACCCGGAAGGAAGCGGTGGTGAAGGCGATCGGCGTCGGCGTCATCACGGACCTGAGGCCAGTCGACGTACAGCCCTGCCAGGACGGCCCGGTGCTGGTCGAGCACACCGAGCCGAACAGCCCCGACACGTGGCTGGTACAGGACCTGCCGATGGTCGACGGGGTGTTCGCGGCGCTGGCCCGGGAGGCGGGCGCTGCCGGTCCCGTCGAGATCCACCGTTACGAGGAGCTGGTTCCCAGCTTGGAGACAGGAGTACTGGTCGCATGA
- a CDS encoding MFS transporter, translating into MTHVEGAEAVDGPADGSATAAEAGPDRPLRHNRDFLLLWSGASLSFLAARVTAVAYPLIVLWHTGSPLAMSVVSTAALLPLLLVQLPAGALVDRWNRRRLMLVCEAGRLVAVGSVALALAAGRMTVAHLAACAFVEASLAVFYRLAERGAVRNIVHPAHLPTALAQNEARGRAAGLLGQPGGVLLQSAARWLPFGFGALGYLVSALSLLLIRKDFQQERADRTCRHRMATEVAEGMRWLWRQRFLRAALGYVAGTNVLFQMLALALILRIKEAGLPSATLAVVLGIGGVGGLCGALAGGRIQRRMRQRMLLIGGAVAWALLIGAMGLTSEPVALGTLYAGTGFVGAVFNVGASVYQVRTTPDALQGRVAATAGLIGSGTNALGSVAAGLLLAAWGAETTVRAIAAAMAVLALLAVLAPDLKGEITDDRTDTGTGSITGG; encoded by the coding sequence ATGACACACGTCGAGGGCGCCGAGGCCGTCGACGGGCCCGCCGACGGATCCGCGACGGCCGCGGAGGCAGGCCCGGACCGTCCGCTGCGCCACAACCGGGACTTCCTGCTGCTGTGGTCCGGGGCGAGCCTGTCCTTCCTCGCCGCCCGCGTCACGGCAGTCGCCTACCCGTTGATCGTGCTGTGGCACACCGGCTCCCCGCTGGCCATGTCCGTTGTGTCCACGGCGGCCCTGCTGCCGCTGCTGCTGGTGCAGTTGCCGGCCGGCGCGCTGGTGGACCGCTGGAACCGGCGGCGGCTGATGCTGGTGTGCGAGGCGGGCCGATTGGTCGCGGTCGGCAGCGTCGCGCTCGCCCTCGCAGCGGGTCGGATGACGGTGGCACACCTGGCGGCCTGTGCCTTCGTCGAGGCGTCCCTCGCGGTGTTCTACCGGCTCGCCGAACGGGGCGCCGTACGCAACATCGTGCATCCGGCGCACCTGCCGACCGCTCTCGCGCAGAACGAGGCGCGAGGCCGGGCGGCCGGGCTGCTCGGCCAGCCCGGCGGGGTGCTGCTGCAGTCGGCGGCCCGCTGGCTGCCGTTCGGCTTCGGCGCGCTCGGCTATCTGGTCTCCGCCCTCTCCCTGCTGCTGATCCGCAAGGACTTCCAGCAGGAACGCGCCGACCGTACCTGCCGGCACCGGATGGCGACGGAGGTCGCGGAGGGGATGCGCTGGCTGTGGCGGCAGCGGTTCCTGCGCGCGGCGCTCGGGTACGTCGCCGGCACCAACGTGCTGTTCCAGATGCTGGCACTCGCCCTGATCCTGCGGATCAAGGAGGCGGGGCTGCCCTCGGCGACGCTCGCCGTCGTCTTGGGGATCGGCGGCGTCGGCGGCCTGTGCGGAGCACTCGCGGGCGGCCGGATTCAGCGCCGGATGCGCCAGCGCATGCTGCTCATCGGCGGGGCCGTGGCGTGGGCGCTGCTGATCGGTGCGATGGGCCTCACCAGCGAGCCGGTGGCGCTCGGCACGCTGTACGCCGGCACCGGGTTCGTCGGCGCGGTGTTCAACGTCGGCGCGTCCGTTTACCAGGTCCGCACCACCCCCGACGCCCTTCAGGGCCGGGTCGCCGCCACGGCGGGACTCATCGGTTCCGGGACCAACGCACTCGGCTCGGTCGCGGCAGGCCTGCTTCTCGCGGCTTGGGGGGCCGAGACCACTGTCCGCGCGATCGCCGCCGCCATGGCCGTACTGGCCCTGCTCGCCGTCCTGGCACCGGATTTGAAGGGAGAGATCACGGATGACCGGACCGACACGGGCACCGGCAGCATCACGGGGGGCTGA
- a CDS encoding TauD/TfdA family dioxygenase yields the protein MTAIEFTAEPGTPVHEYIAAHREKLRTVLGERGAILLRAFEVGGVDGFEGVVHALSGSAPLRYAERSSPRSTIKGQVYTSTDYPADEEIFLHNENSYQATWPNTLYFHCIEPAHTLGATPLADIREVYRRIDPAVREEFERRGWQVVRNFHAEFGVPWQEAFGTQDRAAVEQYCRGKGIEPHWRPDGGLRTTAVRRAVHTHPASGSRVWFNHATFFHVTTLAPEVQEGLREICSEEDLPTHTYYGDGGRIPDEVMDHLRAAYRAASTRFDWQRDDVLVVDNMLAAHGREPFTGPRKVAVAMAEPWDG from the coding sequence ATGACCGCGATCGAATTCACCGCAGAGCCCGGCACCCCGGTGCACGAGTACATCGCCGCTCACCGCGAGAAGCTGCGGACGGTCCTCGGTGAGCGCGGGGCGATCCTGCTGCGCGCCTTCGAGGTCGGAGGCGTCGACGGGTTCGAAGGCGTGGTGCACGCCCTCTCCGGCAGCGCCCCGCTGCGCTACGCCGAGCGTTCCTCGCCGCGCTCCACCATCAAGGGACAGGTCTACACGTCGACGGACTACCCGGCCGACGAGGAGATCTTCCTGCACAACGAGAACTCGTACCAGGCGACCTGGCCGAACACCCTGTACTTCCACTGCATCGAGCCCGCGCACACACTGGGCGCCACCCCGCTCGCCGACATCCGCGAGGTCTACCGGCGCATCGACCCCGCGGTTCGAGAGGAGTTCGAGCGCAGAGGCTGGCAGGTCGTCCGCAACTTCCACGCCGAGTTCGGCGTGCCGTGGCAGGAGGCGTTCGGAACCCAGGACCGGGCCGCCGTCGAGCAGTACTGCCGCGGCAAGGGCATCGAACCGCACTGGCGGCCGGACGGCGGACTGCGCACCACCGCCGTACGCCGGGCCGTACACACCCACCCCGCGAGCGGCAGCCGCGTCTGGTTCAACCACGCCACGTTCTTCCACGTCACCACGCTCGCCCCGGAGGTCCAGGAGGGCCTGCGGGAGATCTGCTCCGAGGAGGACCTGCCCACCCATACGTACTACGGCGACGGCGGCCGCATCCCCGACGAGGTGATGGACCATCTGCGGGCCGCCTACCGGGCCGCGTCCACCCGCTTCGACTGGCAGCGCGACGACGTGCTCGTCGTCGACAACATGCTGGCCGCGCACGGCCGTGAACCGTTCACCGGCCCCCGCAAGGTGGCCGTCGCCATGGCGGAACCATGGGACGGGTGA
- a CDS encoding DedA family protein: protein MTAWLADQMLVYGSFGILAAVLLLPALEAALPVVGALLPGQTAVVLSGVLAWHGHVTVEAALLTALVGAVLGNLAGYAIGSRWKERLMARMTSRSRHRRVTERALGLIERRGGGAVFVGRFTAVLRTLVPTLCGATRMPLRRYLLWSVLSSAVWAPAFVLIGYVMGPAGPG, encoded by the coding sequence ATGACGGCATGGCTGGCTGATCAGATGCTGGTGTATGGCAGCTTCGGCATCCTCGCCGCAGTGCTGCTGCTGCCCGCTCTGGAGGCGGCACTCCCGGTCGTCGGCGCGTTGCTGCCCGGTCAGACCGCGGTGGTGCTGAGCGGGGTGCTTGCCTGGCACGGACACGTCACGGTCGAGGCAGCACTGCTGACCGCGCTCGTCGGCGCGGTACTGGGCAACCTGGCCGGGTACGCCATCGGAAGCCGCTGGAAGGAGCGGCTGATGGCCCGGATGACGAGCCGCTCCCGTCACCGCCGGGTCACCGAGCGCGCCCTGGGGCTGATCGAGCGTCGGGGCGGCGGCGCGGTGTTCGTGGGCCGTTTCACCGCCGTCCTGCGCACCCTCGTACCGACCCTGTGCGGGGCGACCAGGATGCCGCTGCGCCGCTATCTGCTCTGGTCCGTGCTCAGCAGCGCGGTCTGGGCACCTGCCTTCGTCCTGATCGGTTACGTCATGGGCCCGGCCGGGCCCGGGTGA
- a CDS encoding TauD/TfdA family dioxygenase, protein MTQTDIWTPLEIEAEFGGDAGELVARLEDMGTRELTRLLTEEKGLVFRGFEVTHDHLDEVLDLLLPNRLAYVHGNSPRTKVGSNVYTSTEYPQEFTISMHNEMSYAHAWPARLAFYCQIQPGSGGATPVVDAGLWLNSLDAEVREAFAGGVRYVQNLHDGYGLGKSWQDTFETTSRADVEAFLDPTGATWEWRADGGLRVSSVRPATTRHPVIGTEVWFNQSDQWHPAGLGDDTAAALAQILPEEDLPQNVTFADGSPIPAAYVEQIRDRALEHAVDVDWRTGDLLVIDNVLLAHGRRPFTGERRILVAMSD, encoded by the coding sequence ATGACACAGACCGACATCTGGACCCCGCTGGAGATCGAGGCCGAGTTCGGCGGCGACGCCGGCGAACTCGTCGCCCGTCTCGAGGACATGGGAACGCGGGAACTGACCCGGCTGCTGACGGAGGAGAAGGGCCTGGTCTTCCGGGGCTTCGAGGTCACCCACGATCACCTGGACGAGGTGCTGGACCTGCTGCTGCCCAACCGGCTCGCCTATGTGCACGGCAACTCGCCGCGCACCAAGGTCGGCAGCAACGTCTACACCTCCACCGAGTACCCGCAGGAGTTCACCATCTCGATGCACAACGAGATGAGCTACGCCCACGCCTGGCCGGCCCGCCTCGCTTTCTACTGCCAGATCCAGCCGGGCAGCGGCGGCGCCACCCCGGTGGTGGACGCGGGGCTGTGGCTGAACTCCCTGGACGCCGAGGTGCGCGAGGCCTTCGCGGGCGGCGTGCGCTATGTGCAGAACCTGCACGACGGCTACGGCCTGGGCAAGAGCTGGCAGGACACCTTCGAGACGACCAGCCGCGCGGATGTGGAGGCGTTCCTCGACCCGACCGGCGCCACCTGGGAGTGGCGGGCCGACGGCGGGCTGCGCGTCTCATCGGTACGCCCGGCCACCACTCGCCATCCCGTCATCGGCACGGAGGTGTGGTTCAACCAGTCCGACCAGTGGCACCCCGCCGGCCTCGGCGACGACACCGCGGCCGCCCTGGCGCAGATCCTGCCCGAGGAGGACCTGCCGCAGAACGTCACCTTCGCCGACGGCAGCCCCATCCCGGCCGCGTACGTCGAGCAGATACGCGACCGCGCCCTGGAACACGCCGTCGACGTCGACTGGCGCACCGGTGACCTCCTGGTGATCGACAACGTCCTGCTGGCCCATGGCCGCCGCCCCTTCACCGGCGAGCGCCGGATCCTGGTCGCGATGTCGGACTGA
- a CDS encoding MFS transporter, giving the protein MLWTTDSPLVMSAVSFAALLPLLRVRLPAGVLVDRWDRRRLMVICEGVRAVALGSVVDTLAAGRSSAVQLAAVAFLETSLANPVPEFRSS; this is encoded by the coding sequence GTGCTCTGGACCACCGACTCGCCGCTCGTGATGTCGGCGGTGTCGTTCGCCGCTCTGCTGCCGCTGCTCCGGGTGCGGCTCCCCGCCGGAGTCCTCGTCGACCGCTGGGACCGGCGGCGGCTCATGGTGATCTGCGAGGGCGTACGGGCCGTGGCACTCGGCAGCGTCGTCGACACACTCGCCGCCGGTCGGTCCTCCGCGGTCCAGCTGGCCGCCGTCGCGTTCCTGGAGACCAGCCTGGCCAATCCTGTACCTGAGTTCCGCAGTTCGTAG
- a CDS encoding ABC transporter permease — MLSTTLRTLRTRWVTFVGSFVALSLGVALIAVMGLALASSLDAPGRGPERFAAAPVIVKGQDTLEVPTSIGDRTQKLAQPRAVPDDVVAKLRDLGTVVEDRSFAVRSEGGPADLVGHPWSTAAFAPYELEAGRAPEAADEVVVSGDWARPGTRVRTDGGTVRVVGTVAGLGFEDAVFYTDTRAAELSPRSLQLVVDADAAAVHEAVRGSEGVQVLTGDARRYADADPDRDSEALTAMNAMFGTAGGVTGFVSVFVVASTFAFAVAQRRREFGLLRTAGATPGQIRRMVVYEALAVGVLASAAGCVLGSYGAPVLAEWAVGESLAPRWFAIGDYTWPYHMAFWTGLFVALCGVLAASWRAGRTGPTEALREASVDTRPMTWGRWLFGAALLITAAVTLAFALVTNPGDLLQRKTYVSRPMLLITAVALLAPVLVRPLARLIAWLPAQLPGAGGMLVRENAAAGVRRTAAVAAPVLVTVALAGSLLGATATLNEAKATEVREQAAADFVVTPAGDAGFDEPTLKRLQAVSGAEVSASSSSAVYVLEDGMALIRSDARAVEPGPLAATARLPLTAGRVSDLDDDSIIVNEEWEKHAVGERVDVWVGDGTRKSLKIAAVMTIGTGNNGVYVTPRNAPAAPVDRVDVRLADGAGTATVAAGLRQAVRASGGEVLTRDAWVRATYPETNRTTRMGFFLVLGIALLYTGISLANTMVMATSDRVRELAVLRLAGATRWQVLRMVGAEALMVVMVGGLLGALVAGLNLLGMWSALGLLSVWTSIEIPWATLAAAMGTCAVLAVISAVAPAGLSLRRRAVELAGTPE; from the coding sequence GTGCTGAGCACCACGCTGCGCACCCTGCGCACCCGCTGGGTCACCTTCGTCGGCAGTTTCGTCGCCCTCTCCCTGGGCGTGGCGCTGATCGCCGTGATGGGGCTGGCCCTGGCGTCCTCGCTGGACGCACCCGGCCGGGGGCCGGAGCGGTTCGCCGCCGCGCCGGTCATTGTCAAGGGCCAGGACACCCTTGAGGTGCCCACCTCGATCGGCGACCGCACCCAGAAGCTCGCGCAGCCGCGTGCCGTGCCCGACGACGTAGTCGCGAAGCTGCGGGACCTCGGGACGGTCGTCGAGGACCGGTCGTTCGCGGTGCGGTCCGAGGGCGGGCCCGCCGATCTGGTGGGTCACCCCTGGTCCACCGCGGCTTTCGCGCCGTACGAGCTCGAGGCGGGGCGCGCGCCCGAGGCTGCGGACGAGGTCGTCGTCAGCGGTGACTGGGCCCGTCCGGGCACCCGGGTGCGAACTGACGGCGGCACGGTGCGCGTCGTCGGCACCGTGGCCGGGCTCGGCTTCGAGGACGCCGTGTTCTACACCGACACCCGCGCTGCCGAGCTGTCGCCGCGCAGCCTCCAGCTCGTGGTCGACGCCGATGCGGCTGCCGTGCACGAGGCGGTGCGCGGCAGCGAGGGCGTCCAGGTCCTCACCGGGGACGCGCGCCGGTACGCCGATGCCGACCCCGACCGGGACAGCGAGGCCCTCACCGCGATGAACGCCATGTTCGGCACGGCCGGAGGCGTCACCGGGTTCGTGTCGGTGTTCGTGGTGGCCTCGACCTTCGCGTTCGCGGTGGCCCAGCGGCGCCGCGAGTTCGGGCTGCTGCGCACCGCCGGGGCGACCCCGGGGCAGATCCGCCGCATGGTCGTCTATGAGGCGCTCGCGGTCGGTGTGCTCGCCTCGGCCGCCGGCTGTGTGCTCGGTTCCTACGGGGCTCCCGTGCTCGCCGAGTGGGCGGTCGGCGAGAGCCTCGCGCCCCGCTGGTTCGCCATCGGCGACTACACCTGGCCCTACCACATGGCGTTCTGGACGGGCCTGTTCGTGGCCCTGTGCGGCGTGCTGGCCGCGTCCTGGCGGGCGGGGCGCACCGGTCCCACCGAGGCGCTGCGCGAGGCGTCCGTGGACACCCGGCCGATGACATGGGGCCGCTGGCTGTTCGGCGCGGCCCTGCTGATCACCGCTGCGGTGACGCTGGCATTTGCCCTGGTGACGAACCCGGGCGACCTGCTGCAGCGCAAGACCTATGTGAGCCGGCCCATGCTGCTGATCACCGCGGTCGCGCTGCTCGCGCCGGTGCTGGTGCGGCCACTGGCCCGGCTAATCGCCTGGCTGCCGGCCCAACTGCCCGGCGCCGGCGGGATGCTGGTTCGGGAGAACGCCGCCGCCGGGGTGCGCCGCACCGCCGCCGTCGCGGCGCCCGTGCTGGTCACGGTCGCGCTGGCGGGCTCGCTGCTGGGGGCCACCGCCACCCTCAACGAGGCCAAGGCCACCGAGGTACGCGAGCAGGCGGCCGCCGACTTCGTGGTCACTCCGGCGGGCGATGCCGGCTTCGACGAGCCGACGCTGAAGCGGCTTCAGGCCGTGTCCGGCGCCGAGGTCTCAGCGAGCTCGTCGAGCGCCGTGTACGTCCTGGAGGACGGCATGGCGCTCATCAGGTCCGATGCCAGGGCCGTCGAGCCGGGACCGCTCGCGGCAACGGCCCGTCTCCCGCTCACCGCGGGGAGGGTGAGCGATCTGGACGACGACTCGATCATCGTCAATGAGGAGTGGGAGAAGCACGCCGTGGGCGAGCGAGTGGACGTGTGGGTGGGCGACGGCACGAGGAAGTCCCTGAAGATCGCCGCGGTCATGACCATCGGCACCGGCAACAACGGCGTCTACGTCACCCCACGCAACGCCCCTGCGGCGCCCGTCGACCGGGTCGACGTACGCCTCGCGGACGGTGCCGGCACGGCCACCGTGGCCGCAGGTCTGCGTCAGGCGGTACGGGCGTCAGGCGGGGAGGTCCTCACCAGGGACGCCTGGGTACGGGCGACGTACCCCGAGACCAACCGGACGACCCGGATGGGCTTCTTCCTGGTCCTCGGGATCGCCCTCCTCTACACCGGCATCTCACTGGCCAACACGATGGTCATGGCGACCTCCGACCGGGTCCGCGAGCTGGCTGTGCTGCGGCTGGCCGGCGCCACCAGGTGGCAGGTGCTGCGGATGGTGGGCGCCGAGGCGCTGATGGTGGTCATGGTCGGCGGACTGCTGGGAGCGCTGGTCGCCGGGCTCAACCTGTTGGGCATGTGGAGCGCGCTGGGCCTGCTCTCGGTGTGGACGTCCATCGAGATCCCGTGGGCGACGCTCGCGGCGGCCATGGGCACCTGCGCGGTGCTCGCCGTGATCTCCGCGGTCGCTCCGGCCGGCCTCTCCCTGCGCCGCAGGGCGGTGGAGCTGGCGGGCACACCGGAGTGA
- a CDS encoding thioesterase II family protein, translating into MCFPHAGGTAQLFHGWAARLPKDVELLAVRYPGRQERLSEPFAEDMAELADAVTAALLPRLDRPLALFGHSMGSTVAYETALRLQSRHGVVPRRLIVSARSAPHRIRRTGLHRRGDDELLAGVRRLGSLGSEAYDIPELRELLLPALRADYRLVENYRPASPPVSTWAPITACLGLQDPGCDPDSVLAWSELTRADDFALRAYRGDHFYLAPWEAELVADITKDLEA; encoded by the coding sequence GTGTGCTTCCCGCACGCGGGCGGAACCGCCCAGCTCTTCCACGGCTGGGCAGCACGGCTGCCCAAGGACGTGGAACTGCTCGCAGTCCGCTACCCGGGCCGTCAGGAGCGCCTGTCCGAGCCGTTCGCCGAGGACATGGCAGAGCTCGCCGACGCTGTCACCGCCGCACTCCTGCCTCGCCTAGATCGTCCGCTCGCCCTGTTCGGGCACAGCATGGGCTCGACCGTCGCCTACGAGACCGCCCTGCGGCTGCAGTCCCGGCACGGGGTCGTGCCGCGCCGGCTGATCGTCTCGGCCCGCTCGGCGCCCCACCGGATCCGCCGCACGGGCTTGCACCGTCGCGGCGACGACGAACTGCTCGCCGGGGTACGCCGACTGGGCTCGCTGGGCTCCGAGGCGTACGACATCCCCGAGCTGCGCGAACTGCTGCTGCCCGCGCTGCGCGCCGACTACCGGCTTGTCGAGAACTACCGACCCGCGTCACCGCCCGTGTCGACGTGGGCCCCGATCACCGCGTGTCTCGGGCTCCAGGACCCCGGCTGCGACCCAGACTCCGTACTGGCCTGGTCCGAGCTGACCCGGGCCGATGACTTCGCCCTGCGCGCCTACCGGGGCGACCACTTCTACCTCGCTCCCTGGGAGGCGGAGCTGGTCGCCGACATCACCAAGGATCTGGAGGCATGA
- a CDS encoding IS1634 family transposase, producing MYLRTTQRKNKNGTTVRYVQLAHNRRVGGTTQAEVVHNFGREDQLDTDGLRRLVASINRYLGEDGADAAAPAAGGGLQVTGSRPLGAVWLLQGLWRQLEIDAALKKILGARRFRTDVERVLFALAANRAIAPASKLSAAEWAGRDAVIPGLEAMDENQAYRAMDLLVEADAQAEVQEAVFFAVANLLNLEVDLLFFDTTNTYFERDEPDEGETPFRAYGKSKDHRDDLPQITIGLAVTKEGVPVRCWCWPGGTSDQAILPQVKDDMRDWKLGRVITVVDRGFSSADNLAYLTRAGGHYIAGMRMRDGGDLAEAALARQGRYQSVRDNLRVKEVKLDQAPGRRFVICHNPAQEERDRRHREEAIKRIEAELERIRSQRERDAKRATTAKARERAEAAHVRAECALIEHPTLKRWLRTSKNGRLAIDRAKVKAEERLDGKYLLTSSDPHLSAEEIAVGYKALLEAERGFRDLKTVLELRPVFHRLEHRIRAHVLLCWLALLLIRVAERRTGQTWNRISTELGRVHEVTLTGDAGQITQTTPLTSQQAALYRACGIKPPPRITAADPA from the coding sequence ATGTACTTGCGGACCACCCAGCGGAAGAACAAGAACGGCACGACGGTTCGCTATGTTCAGCTCGCGCACAACCGGCGGGTGGGCGGCACTACGCAGGCCGAGGTGGTGCACAATTTCGGCCGCGAGGACCAGCTCGACACCGACGGCCTGCGCCGTCTGGTCGCCTCGATCAACCGCTACCTGGGCGAGGACGGCGCTGACGCGGCCGCTCCGGCGGCCGGCGGCGGCCTGCAGGTGACCGGCTCGCGCCCGCTCGGGGCGGTCTGGCTTCTGCAGGGCCTGTGGCGGCAGTTGGAGATCGACGCCGCCCTGAAGAAGATCCTCGGCGCGCGCCGGTTCCGCACCGACGTCGAGCGCGTGCTGTTCGCACTGGCCGCCAACCGTGCCATCGCCCCGGCCTCCAAGCTGTCGGCGGCCGAGTGGGCCGGCCGCGACGCGGTGATACCCGGCCTGGAGGCCATGGACGAGAACCAGGCATACCGGGCCATGGACCTGCTGGTGGAGGCCGACGCCCAGGCTGAAGTGCAGGAAGCGGTGTTCTTCGCGGTCGCCAACCTCCTCAACCTCGAAGTCGACCTGCTGTTCTTCGACACCACCAATACCTACTTCGAACGCGACGAACCCGACGAGGGCGAGACCCCGTTCCGCGCCTACGGCAAGAGCAAGGACCACCGCGACGACCTGCCGCAGATCACCATCGGACTGGCTGTCACCAAAGAGGGCGTCCCGGTCCGGTGTTGGTGCTGGCCCGGCGGCACCAGCGACCAGGCGATCCTGCCGCAGGTCAAGGACGACATGCGCGACTGGAAGCTGGGCCGCGTGATCACCGTGGTCGACCGCGGCTTCTCCTCCGCGGACAATCTCGCCTACCTCACCCGCGCCGGCGGCCACTACATCGCCGGGATGCGCATGCGTGACGGAGGCGACCTGGCCGAGGCCGCGCTCGCCCGGCAGGGCCGCTACCAGAGCGTCCGCGACAACCTGCGCGTCAAGGAAGTCAAGCTCGACCAGGCCCCGGGCCGGCGCTTCGTCATCTGCCACAACCCTGCCCAGGAGGAACGCGACCGTCGCCATCGCGAGGAGGCCATCAAGCGGATCGAGGCCGAACTGGAGCGGATCCGGTCCCAGCGTGAACGTGACGCCAAGCGCGCGACCACAGCCAAGGCGCGGGAGCGGGCGGAGGCCGCCCACGTGCGCGCCGAGTGCGCGCTGATCGAACACCCCACCCTGAAGCGGTGGTTGAGAACGTCGAAGAACGGACGGCTGGCCATCGACCGCGCCAAGGTCAAGGCCGAGGAGCGTCTCGACGGCAAGTACCTGCTGACCAGCTCCGATCCGCACCTGAGTGCCGAGGAGATCGCGGTCGGCTACAAGGCTCTCCTGGAAGCCGAGCGCGGATTTCGTGATCTGAAAACGGTGCTGGAACTACGACCGGTCTTTCACCGTCTCGAACACCGCATCCGCGCCCACGTGCTGCTGTGCTGGCTCGCACTGCTGCTGATCCGCGTCGCCGAACGCCGCACCGGACAGACCTGGAACCGGATCAGCACCGAACTCGGCCGCGTGCACGAGGTCACCCTCACCGGCGACGCCGGACAGATCACCCAGACCACCCCGCTCACCAGCCAGCAGGCCGCCCTCTACCGCGCCTGCGGCATCAAACCGCCGCCACGGATCACCGCCGCAGACCCGGCCTGA